One segment of Phragmites australis chromosome 13, lpPhrAust1.1, whole genome shotgun sequence DNA contains the following:
- the LOC133889842 gene encoding xyloglucan endotransglucosylase protein 6-like isoform X2 — MASLAVAVVAVAALLGAGVVAAGASKFDDVVQPSWANDHIVYDGDLLKLRLDSSSGGGFVSKNKFLYGKASADLKLVPGDSAGVVTAFYLSSAGDKHNEFDFEFLGNVTGEPYLVQTNLYIDGVGNREQRIDLWFDPTADFHTYAVLWNPSQVVFMVDDTPIRVYENKNATAFTHGHHRHANNGTNSTTSPPPFPSPQPMAVYSSIWNADDWATQGGRVKTDWSHAPFETTFREVRVDGCAWAANASDWDAGEVRRCSESSWGKEGRYWWKEKEMEELTVHQSHQLVWARAHHLVYDYCVDTDRFPVQPPECAGR; from the exons ATGGCGTCCCTGGCCGTGGCGGTAGTGGCGGTGGCCGCGCTGCTCGGCGCCGgggtggtggcggcgggggCGAGCAAGTTCGACGACGTGGTGCAGCCGAGCTGGGCCAACGACCACATTGTGTACGACGGGGACCTCCTCAAGCTCCGCCTCGACAGCTCCTCAG GCGGAGGGTTCGTCTCGAAGAACAAGTTCCTGTACGGTAAGGCGAGCGCTGATCTGAAGCTGGTACCGGGGGACTCCGCCGGAGTGGTCACTGCTTTCTAT TTGTCGTCGGCGGGGGACAAGCACAACGAGTTCGACTTCGAGTTCCTGGGCAACGTCACCGGCGAGCCGTACCTGGTGCAGACGAACCTGTACATCGACGGCGTCGGCAACCGGGAGCAGCGCATCGACCTGTGGTTCGACCCGACCGCCGACTTCCACACCTACGCCGTCCTCTGGAACCCCAGCCAGGTCGTCTTCATGGTCGACGACACCCCCATCCGCGTCTACGAGAACAAGAACGCCACCGCCTTCACCCACGGCCACCACCGCCACGCCAACAACGGCACCAACtccaccacctcgccgccgccgttccCCTCGCCGCAGCCGATGGCGGTGTACAGCTCCATCTGGAACGCGGACGACTGGGCGACGCAGGGCGGGCGCGTGAAGACGGACTGGTCGCACGCGCCGTTCGAGACCACGTTCCGGGAGGTGCGCGTGGACGGGTGCGCGTGGGCGGCGAACGCCAGCGACTGGGACGCCGGGGAGGTGCGGCGGTGCAGCGAGAGCTCGTGGGGCAAGGAGGGCCGGTACTggtggaaggagaaggagatggaggagctcACCGTGCACCAGAGCCACCAGCTCGTCTGGGCTCGCGCGCACCACCTCGTCTACGACTACTGCGTCGACACCGATCGCTTCCCCGTCCAGCCGCCAGAGTGCGCTGGCCGCTGA
- the LOC133889842 gene encoding uncharacterized protein LOC133889842 isoform X1: protein MASLAVAVVAVAALLGAGVVAAGASKFDDVVQPSWANDHIVYDGDLLKLRLDSSSGGGFVSKNKFLYGKASADLKLVPGDSAGVVTAFYVIVVGGGQAQRVRLRVPGQRHRRAVPGADEPVHRRRRQPGAAHRPVVRPDRRLPHLRRPLEPQPGRLHGRRHPHPRLREQERHRLHPRPPPPRQQRHQLHHLAAAVPLAAADGGVQLHLERGRLGDAGRAREDGLVARAVRDHVPGGARGRVRVGGERQRLGRRGGAAVQRELVGQGGPVLVEGEGDGGAHRAPEPPARLGSRAPPRLRLLRRHRSLPRPAARVRWPLINAGGIAG, encoded by the exons ATGGCGTCCCTGGCCGTGGCGGTAGTGGCGGTGGCCGCGCTGCTCGGCGCCGgggtggtggcggcgggggCGAGCAAGTTCGACGACGTGGTGCAGCCGAGCTGGGCCAACGACCACATTGTGTACGACGGGGACCTCCTCAAGCTCCGCCTCGACAGCTCCTCAG GCGGAGGGTTCGTCTCGAAGAACAAGTTCCTGTACGGTAAGGCGAGCGCTGATCTGAAGCTGGTACCGGGGGACTCCGCCGGAGTGGTCACTGCTTTCTATGTGA TTGTCGTCGGCGGGGGACAAGCACAACGAGTTCGACTTCGAGTTCCTGGGCAACGTCACCGGCGAGCCGTACCTGGTGCAGACGAACCTGTACATCGACGGCGTCGGCAACCGGGAGCAGCGCATCGACCTGTGGTTCGACCCGACCGCCGACTTCCACACCTACGCCGTCCTCTGGAACCCCAGCCAGGTCGTCTTCATGGTCGACGACACCCCCATCCGCGTCTACGAGAACAAGAACGCCACCGCCTTCACCCACGGCCACCACCGCCACGCCAACAACGGCACCAACtccaccacctcgccgccgccgttccCCTCGCCGCAGCCGATGGCGGTGTACAGCTCCATCTGGAACGCGGACGACTGGGCGACGCAGGGCGGGCGCGTGAAGACGGACTGGTCGCACGCGCCGTTCGAGACCACGTTCCGGGAGGTGCGCGTGGACGGGTGCGCGTGGGCGGCGAACGCCAGCGACTGGGACGCCGGGGAGGTGCGGCGGTGCAGCGAGAGCTCGTGGGGCAAGGAGGGCCGGTACTggtggaaggagaaggagatggaggagctcACCGTGCACCAGAGCCACCAGCTCGTCTGGGCTCGCGCGCACCACCTCGTCTACGACTACTGCGTCGACACCGATCGCTTCCCCGTCCAGCCGCCAGAGTGCGCTGGCCGCTGATCAATGCAGGAGGCATCGCCGGATGA